The genome window AGTTTAACATACCTATTGGCGTCGGTAGTCAGCGCGCAGCTCTTGAAGACCGCTCATTGGCCCACACCTATACTGTCGTAAGAGAAAACGCCCCGGAAGTCCCGGTGATTGCAAACATAGGTATGAGTCAGATAACTACAGGCCTTAATCAGGAGGACATACTCTACCTGGTAGAGATGATAGATGCAAACGCAATCGCGGTGCATTTAAATCCGCTCCAGGAGTCCCTTCAGCCCGAAGGAGAGCCTGACTTCAAGGGTTTCCTTGAAAAGCTAAGGTATTTTGTGCGTGAGGCTCCTGTACCAGTAATAGTGAAACAGACTGGTGAAGGGGTTTCACGCGAATCAGCATCTAAACTAAAGGATACAGGCGTGAAAGGAATAGATGTCGGTGGACTTGGAGGAACGTCCTTTGCGGTGATAGAGGGTTTACGTGCAAGGTCGGCCGGCCTCGCTGAGCTATTCGAGGCAGCCGGCACATTCTCGAACTGGGGGATCCCAACAGCAGCCAGCATACTAGAGGTTAGAGAGGTCTTGCCCGACATCTTATTGATAGCAACAGGGGGGATTAGAACGGGCGTTGACGTTGCCAAATCCCTCAGGTTAGGCGCAGACTTCGCGGGTATTGCTAGATTAGTTCTCAAGGAGCTATACAACGGAGGGGTTGAGAAAGCTGAGAGGTTTATAAGCAGAATCTTGAGGGAGCTTAGAACAGCCATATTTCTAACAGGTGGAGTTACGTTAGAAGACCTCAAAAACTCTCCGATTTTTATAGATGGGAGGCTCCTGGAATGGATTCGTCAGAGAAAGTTGAAGGTTCCAGGGTGGCAGGATGGGAGAGTTTGAAATCCTGCCTCACACTGCTGACGTTTTGATAAAAGCCAGCGGTTACACCTTCGAAGATGCCCTTGCAGCGGCCATAATGGGCTTCTACGAGGTGATGACGGATACCTCGAAAGTACAGCCTCTCCAGAACCAGACCGTAACGGCGTCGGGTTTCGACCTTGAAAGCCTTCTCTACAACCTGATCGAAGCACTCATAATACTATTCGATGAAACATCCTTTCTAGCCTCGAGGGTTGACAAGATTGTTTTGAGTGAAACCGGTGATTCAAAGCAGGTTCTTGTATCACTGCTAGGCGAGACTTATAATCCTGAGAAACATGAATCAAGGGTTCTCATAAAGGCGGCTACATATCACCTTATGAGAATATGGACGGAAAATGGCAAGTGGTTTATTCAATACGTCGTAGATATCTAATTCACGGCTATAGGTTACTTGTTCTTCTCCATATGAAACTCGACTATAATTTTACGGGCAAGGAAGACTGGGATTTTCTTCCTTCCCTTATCTAAGTAGGTTATAAGCCCGTAGCGTTCTAAGAAAGAAAGGTCTCGATAAACGTTTGGGACAGATCTATGTAGGTTTTTTGCTAACTCTGAAATGCTATACTCTTTTCTTTCGAGAAGGACATACAAGAGCTCCATCATCTTATTACTTAAAATTCTTCTAGCAGCCGTAATCGGAATCTCGACTCTGGTCCAGGCCTCGATCTCGTCTCCCTCCTCCTCATAGGCTAGGTATGCTTTTTTCAGCTGTCCATTTGTCTCCTTCATCCTGATAAGTTCCTCTGTTGTAAGGTATTTCTCTGCGATTATTTTTATCATCAAAAGATAAATTTATCATGAATGGATAAAAAGGTTTATTACAAACTTTTGATTTTTTCTCACACGGATCTCTATGGTTCCTCCATTAAGGAAGATAACAGAATATCTCTGGGAAATACCCCCCACTTACAAGCATGGGATGCGTGTCCCAGGGCTTGTCATCGCGGATGAAGTTCTGATTGCAAAAATGAAGGAGGATTTAACCCTAGAACAGGTAGCAAATGTTGCGTTTCTCCCTGGCATCTACAAATATTCTATTGTACTGCCTGACGGCCATCAGGGATATGGATTTCCCATCGGTGGTGTTGCCGCTTTTGACTCTGAAGAAGGAGTGTTAAGTCCGGGAGGCGTTGGCTACGACATAAACTGTGGTGTTCGCGTACTTAGAACAGATTTAAGTGAGCAAGAAGTCAGGCCTAGACTTAGAGAGTTAGCTGAGACTCTCTTCAGAAAGGTTCCATCAGGTCTCGGAAGCACAAGTGGTCTAGAATTAAGCTTCTCCGAGTTAGATAAAGTCCTGGAGGAAGGAGTATCGTGGGCTATCTCACACGGCTATGGCTGGAAAGACGATCCATTACATATAGAAGAGCGGGGCCATATGGAAGGAGCCGATGCAAATGCTGTTTCACGGGAAGCCAAACAAAGAGGCAGGAACCAACTTGGAACTCTAGGAAGCGGTAATCATTTCCTAGAGGTACAAAAGGTCGATAAGATCTACGACCCTGATATCGCCAAGGTTTTAGGGATAGAGCGAGAGGGCCAAATAACAGTCATGATACACACCGGTAGCAGGGGATTAGGACACCAAGTTGCCAGCGATTACCTCAAGATTATGGAGAGGCTTATCCCCAAGTATAAGCTTCCTCTCCCAGACCGGGAGTTAGTGTCCGTTCCTGCCACCAGCGATGAAGCCCAAAGATATTTCTCTGCGATGAAGGCAGCTGCCAATTTTGCATGGACGAATAGACAAATAATTACTCACCAGGTTCGCGAGAGTTTTCGCTCAGTGTTTAAGAGAGACCCTGATGCACTAGGTCTAAGAATAATTTATGACGTAGCTCATAACATTGCGAAGTTGGAAGAACACGTAGTGGATGGAAAGAGAGTGAAGGTCTACGTGCATAGAAAAGGGGCGACCAGGGCTTTTCCGCCGGGGCACCCTGAGATACCTGCAGACTATAAATCGATCGGTCAGCCCGTGCTTATACCTGGATCGATGGGGACCGCCAGCTACATTCTGGTGGGTACAACCAAGGCTATGGAGATGACTTTCGGGTCTTCACCGCATGGGGCAGGCCGTATGCAGAGCAGGGCTGAGGCGCGCCGAAGCGTGCGCGGGCAGGAAATAAAAAACGAGCTCGAAAACAGGGGGATAGTGGTAAGAGCTGCCAGTCTTGCGGTTGTGGCTGAGGAGGCTCCAGACGCATACAAAGATGTGGATCGAGTCGTGCTCGTGGCAGATGCTGTGGGAATAGCAAAGAAAGTTGTACGAATGGTTCCAATAGCAGTTGTTAAGGGCTAGGTGTTGCTGTAAAAAGAAATATTTATTAAGAGTTTCTGCAAGGTGATCGAAGTATGTCAGAGGGAAGTGGTGAAGCTACTCTAAAGACACTCAGCGGTGAGGAGATCAAAGTCTTTGGGAAGTGGAGTTTACAGGAAGTCGAGATAAGGGATCAAAGTCTTCGAAGGTATATCTCATTGAAGCCTGTTCTTATTCCTCACTCCGAGGGGCGTCACGCCAAGAAAAGGTTTGGCAAGGCTAATGTGTCGATCGTAGAGCGTTTGATAAACGAGATGATGCGGCCCGGCCGTAACGCTGGGAAAAAAATGCTGGCAATTAATATCGTGAAAAGGGCATTTCAGATCGTTGAGCTAAAGACTGGAAAGAATCCTATACAGGTTCTCGTCTGGGCTATCGAAAATGCTTCCCCCCGCGAAGAGACTACAAGAGTTATCTATGGTGGTATCTTATACCATGTTTCAGTAGATGTTTCTCCTCAAAGACGTGTGGATTTGGCGTTAAGGTTTATAACAGAAGGGGCTCGCCAATGCTCAATGAACAATCCCAAAACAATCGAGGAATGTCTTGCCGACGAGATTGTAGCAGCCGCTTATGGAGATGCGAACAGTTATGCGCTTAGAAAGAAGGAAGAGATCGAGAGAATAGCGTTGGCTTCCAGATAGACGCTAGAATATTCTTGTCCGCTACGCTTAATTGCGTGTTTATCCTCAAATAAAGGGTATTAAGATGTCTTCCACTGAGTTATGGGTTGAAAAGTATAGACCCCGCTCCTTGGATGAGATAGTAGATCAAGAAGAGATCGTTAAGCGTTTAAAGGAATTCGTCAAGACTAAAAGCCTACCGCATCTCTTATTCGGTGGTCCACCTGGTACAGGTAAGACTACCGCGGCATTGGCATTAGCGCATGACCTTTATGGGGAGAATTGGCGGGAGAACACGCTAGAGTTGAACGCATCAGACGAGAGGGGAATCGATGTAATAAGAAGTCGAATAAAGGATTATGCGAGAACGCTTCCAATAGGAGAAATACCGTTTAAATTGGTTATTCTGGACGAGGCAGACAATATGACTAGTGATGCCCAACAGGCTTTGAGGAGAACTATGGAGCTGTTCAGCCGTAATACAAGATTCATTCTAATAGCGAATTATGTTTCAAAGATAATAGAACCGATCCAATCACGCTGTGCAGTTTTCCGTTTTCAGCCACTGCCTAAAGGGTCTGCCATCGATAGGTTGAAATTTATCGCGTCCAAGGAAGGGATTAAGGTCGATGAGGAAGCTTTAGATGTAATATGGGAGGAAAGTCAGGGAGACCTCCGAAAGGCTATAAACACCCTCCAGGCTGCTAGCGCAATAGCAAAGAATGTCACTGCCGAGGTCGTTTATGAAGCACTTGGAAAGGTTAGGCCTAAGGAGGTTGAAGAGATGATTCAAAGTGCACTCAAAGGAGACCTTCTAACGTCTCGTGAAAAGCTAAGGGTTCTACTGTACAATTATGGGCTTTCAGGCTTAGATATAGTGAGATACATACATCGTGATATTTTCTCACTTGGAAAAACCATCAAGCCGGACAACGCCACGATGGCTGAACTCATAGCACTTGTCGCCGAGGCCAATTATCGCATCGTGGAGGGGGCTGATGACGAGATACAGCTAATGGCGTTGCTCTCGAAGCTTGCACTTTACTCTCAAGGTAAGGGATCGGGAGGAAAGTAATGTCTTCTTCTCGACAACTACCCTGGGTTGAAAAATACAGGCCTAAGAGGATAGTTGACGTAGTGGGCAATGAGGAGGCGAAAAAAGAGTATATAGCCTGGATTAACTCGTGGGTTAGGGGATCTCCTTCTCGAAAGGCTGCGCTTCTCTATGGTCCTCCTGGGAGTGGGAAAACCAGCATTGTTCATGCTACAGCATCTGAGTTCAACTGGGAACTTATCGAGATAAATGCCAGCGACGTTAGGTCTCGTGAAGCTATCTTTAGCAGGGTCTATCCAGCACTACAAACCCGCTCCGTATACGGTCATACCGGTAAAATAATATTGATTGACGAGGTAGACGGCGTTTGGACTAAAGAGGACGTTGGAGGGCTAGATGCACTTATAGAGCTCATTAACACGACTACATATCCTCTGGTTCTAACAGCTAATGACCCCTGGGATCCAAAGCTTAGGGATCTTCGGGATCTATGCAAGTTGATCGAGTTTAAAAAAATAGGCAAGAGAGATATCATGCGGGTCTTAGGGGATATATGTTCAAAGGAAGGGATAACATGTGATAGAGATGTTTTATCTGCTATAGCTGAAAACGCTAAAGGGGATCTACGGGCAGCCATAAACGATTTGCAATCCGTAGCGATGGGAAAAGACACTATAACTCTTGCAGATCTCCAGGTTTTAGGCGAGAGAGCAGCCCAAGAAAACATGTTCGAGGTAGTTAGGATTGTCTTAACATCTAAGACTCCTGAGGGAGCTTTGTCAGTCACAAGATTGCCCTCTCTTGATTATGAGATGCTTATAGAGTGGCTCAACGAGAACATTATAGCACAGTATTCACCTAGTCTTAGAGCAATTGCAGATGCATATGATGCTTTATCGCTAGCTGATGTCAACCTCTCCAGGATGAAGCGGAAACAGATGTGGGCTCTTCTGCCCTACGTAATGGAACTAATAACTGCCGGTGTTTCTGGTGTTCGGGAGAAACCTCCGTTTAAATTTGTTAAATATAGTTTCCCCGAGAAACTTAGGCTTCTATCCCGTTTAAAAACAAAGCGTGAGAAGTTTATCCAGGCTAGTAAGAGAGCAGCAACTCTTTTGCATGTCTCAACCTCCATGTTCAGGTCGGAGATACTTCCATACATCCGTCTGATATACACATACGATAAAGACTACGCAATGAAGATACTCTCATCGCTGGGTATAGAGGACGAAAACGCGAAATATGTTCTCGAATATTAAAGGGATTTAGAGGCTTCAATATCCCTCTTGATAGCCTCTCGTAAAACCTTTTGCAGTATTTCAAGGGGGATTCTATTAATTCCTATGTACCTGGTTTCTGGTACTTGAGGCATAGCTATCTGGGTTGTTCTACCTTTCCCGCTTTTAGTGCTGACACGAGTGTCTATGAGTCCCTTGCTTTCCAGTATCTGGATTTTTTCCCAGATACTCGTATGCTTTAAAGGCTTAACGTCATACTCGTTGCATAAATCTTCGTACTCGAACTCTACATCGCCCGTGCTCACGTATGCCTTGTCACGTTCAAGCATTAAGATGTTCGTGATTGCAAGCAGCAGAAGCTTTTCATGTAATTGTAAACGTGTGATCTCTTCCTCATCAAAAGGTGTCGGCAGGATACCCTGGTTTAATACTTCGCGAACATCCTCAGGAATTATATGGTCGCGGTCATTACTTTCGGCACGTAGAGCTGCATAATATAGAGTCTTTAGAGCCATCCTTGCATCACCCCAACCCCGTCCATCCTCATAACCGAAAATATCGGATATCATTCCAATCACTTCCTCGCTAACAGCTTCCTCTCTTATGGCACCCTCCTTTTCAACACGGTACCAGAGTATATCCCTAAGCTGTTTAGATGAATATGGGTTAAACCTCACAACCTTTGAAGATAGAGAGCTCCTAACACCGGCGTTAGCAATATTTTCCACGCTTACACGGAAGTTTTTGAAGATCGCTATAATTCCAATGCTGATGTTGGATTCTGGAAGCACTTCCTGGAGACGAGTGAGCGTATATAGAACATCTTCACCTTCCTCCTGTCGTATAAGAACATCCGTTTCGTCTACCACTAGTAATAAATTAGCATCAACTCTCTGAAGCGATTGAATAGTATACTGTATTATTTCATGGGTTGAAAAACCTTTTCTTGGAAATTTTAAGCCAGCATCCTCTCCTATCTTTCTGAAAATCATGAACTTGGTTCTAAGCTCATAAGCGTTCACGTAACTGGTGATTATCGGAGGTATCTTTCCAACTGAGGCCTGTTCTTTAAGAACCAGCGAAATCCTCCTTGCAAGTGCTGTCTTTCCGGTTCCTGTTGGCCCATCGAAAATCAAGATTCTCGTTAAGCCCTTCTCCCCCCTTATTATCGTCTGAAAATAACTCAGTGTTTCCCTCAACTCTTCCTCGCGATGAGGTAGAAATAATGGTACATACTCGCTGCTCATCTTACGGTGATCTAGCACTATCCTGCGCAGAGGAAACTTAGAGCCCTCTAACTCCATGAAGATACCTCTAAATCGAGAGTACTAGTATGATCGCTTATCTATAAGATAAGTGTTACTTTTCAGGGTAATAGGCTACATTTCCTCACTTTAAAGGGATTTTTATCTCTAAAAGTAGAAGGGAACCTTCTTTCTCGATAACCCCCTCAAAATACCCTCCGTAACACTCTCTTAAGGTTTCAGCAATACGGGCAAAGTACTCCTGTCTCCACCCCTCGCTGGCTCTGATTTTTATCGTAATTCTGCGAAACCTTACTGCATCCTTGCACGTCTGCTTTAGAAGTTCCCTTATACCAGTTATTATGTCGCCTGGAAACTCTATGCTTCTTATAACTGCACGAATAGATAATAAGTTTCTGATAGGATACTGGCGAAAGAGCTTCCCGAGACTCTTTAAGTCTAGTGTTGTCTCAACGCAAAGCTTCCCGCTTGATAGAATACTTCCCCTAACCTTTGGATCACTTGGAAATAATAGGTCCATCACATCCCTCAATACTGCTTTCTCATGTCCTTTTCTACATGCTATAATCAAGTTGCAATTTATTTCACTGTGCTCCATCTCTCCCGGCTGTATCTCTCAATCTTATCAAATAAAACTTCTACTCCTATTCCTTTCTTATCAGGGACATACATTGTCCCCTTGGACGTTATTGTCCAGGGGGGCTCAACAATATCTTCTAACCAGTATCTGTTGCTGGCCGAGATATCGTTAGGATATTTCACGGACTCGTGTGAGGCCAGAGCCACCAGGAAGGATCTACCTATACCGGTTTCCAGCATCCCCCCTATCCATGCACCGATTCCAAGCTTTTCTGAAAGCTCGAGCATCTCCTTAGCATTCCAGACACCTCCCACTCTAGCAGGCTTCACGTTTACTACTTCTAGTGAGCCCAGTCTCCAGCCTAAAACTAGATCTTGCATGTTCGTGATGCTCTCATCTAAACATATGGGGGTTGAGATCTTCCTAGAGAGTATACTATGTTCTATTAGGTCGTCCCAATGCAAGGGCTGCTCTATCATCAAGAGCTGAAATTTGTCGAGTTCCTGAAACGTCCTTAGGGAGCTCAGATCATATGCTCCATTCGCGTCTACCTGTAAAGGTATATCTCCAAGCTCATTCCTAATTCTTTCGACGGGCCTAACATCGAATCCTGGCTCGACTTTTATCTTTATACGAGCATATCCTTCCTCTAGTCTCAAGTGAATCTCTCTCAAGAGCTCATCTATAGTAGGCTTGATTCCTATGCTAACACCCGAAACAATTTCTCTTTTAGCCCCTCCTAGTAGTTTATAAACTGAGACGCCGTTTAAACGAGCATATAAGTCGGTTAATGCCTCCTCTAACGCTGTTTTCGCCATCGGGTAACCTCTAACCCGTGCAACTATTTTCCTGAAATCATGTGGTTTCTCTAGCTTGGACTCTAAGAGCATCGGTATGAGAAACTTTTTCAACATCAGAAGTGATACCTCGTATGTTTCATAACTATACCAGGGACCCCATTCTGCGACAAGTTCACCCCATCCCTCCTCGCCTCCTTTTTCTTCAACGCGAACGAGCACCACGGGTCTAGCCTGTAATGAGCCGAAACTTGTTCTGAACTCTTCAGAAAGCCTCAATTCTAAGAAGAAAAGATCAATTTTCCTTATTTCCAAGGATACTCGCCCTCCAGCAAGTCATCAATGTTACTCTTTACCACGAGGTAGAAATTTCTTCTTTCTTCTTCTATCAAGGGAATATGTTCAACAATAATGTACCCCTTCGCCAGTAGGTCTTTAATTACGTCTCTGAACATGAGCTTCCAGGTCAAAGCGCTTTCTGGACACGACGCGCGTAGTACGTTTATATCTCCTGGGAACTCGACAAGTACGAGTTCATTAGAATTTTCTAGAGAGTGTCTTATGGGGATCCTGCATCCCCTTTCAGCCTTTGACTCCAGGGCCAATGTTGCCTCATCCTTTATATCATCAAAACTTGGAGGTTTATCACGACCATTGAGACGGTCCTCAACTCGCTTGCTTAGAACCCACCATTCAACCTTGAATCTGTCAGTTGGAAGCCCAGTATTCAACTCATCCCGAATCTCCCCATAATAGTTTTCGTGGAATTGTCTAGAGATAACCCCTAGCTTACCGAAATTAAACCTTGCATTTAAGCCTTGATGCGGGTCGTACGTCCAAACAACGAGTCTATAACCTCTTCTAATACTCCAGTCTCGCTGGCTTAGTTTAATCATGAGAGCAACATCTTTACCCCTGTACTCTCTCCTGACTCCAAGCATATGGGAGTATAAATAGTAGCCATAATCAAGGGAATAACCAATAAACCCTACCGCGAATCCTATTACTCTCCCGTTCAGAATTGCAACCTCTAGGAAGCCACCGTTATCCATTATCGCTTTCATGACATGTACAGGTAGCGTTTCACCGTAGTCTTGCATACCCCAGGCTTCCCGCATAACTTCTCGGATCTCTGATAATTGTTCAAAATTCTCAGGAGCAGTAAAGAGAACATCTTTCAGCTTCATGAATTTTTCCGTTATGTACTCTCTAATTCCTCTATTAATAGTTACTCGGCTCCTTTACAGGCGAAGCTTTTATATTCACATGAGCTTTTTAGCATCATGAGCCGGGGTGGCCGAGTGGACCAAGGCGGCGGACACAATCGTGCCGCAATTGAGCCTTTGCAGGAAATCCGTTGCCCGCAAGGGCGCCCGGGTTCAAATCCCGGCCCCGGCGCCAACATATCTCTGCGAAAAAGATATTTATTGGGTTTTTCTTTAGGCTTCAGGCAATATGTCTAGCGAGTTTCAATATATAGTGAGAATAGCGGGAGTAGACTTACCAGGCGACAAAGCCTTAGCGTATGCTTTGGCTGAGATAAAGGGAATCGGCGTCAATACAGCTTACGTTATTCTAAGGAAGCTAGGCTACGATCCGCATAGACTGTTGGGGACGTTGACGGAGGAAGATGTGGAAAAAATATCTACGGCTTTGAGGAACATTGAGTCTCTTGGCTTGCCATCCTGGATTCTCAATAGACGCAAAGAGCCTGCAACGGGGGCTGACAAGCACCTAATAACCTCTGACCTCTTATTAGCTGTGCGTGGAGACATTGAAAATGAGAAAAAGATCAAAAGCTACAGGGGTGTCAGACACATGTACGGACTTAAAGTTAGAGGGCAGAGAACCAGGACAACAGGCCGTACAGGCCTCACCTTAGGCGTTAAGAGGGGTGCCGCAAAACAACAGGAAGCTAAAAAAGGTGGTTAAATGGGAGATCCCAAGAAATCTCGTAGAAAATGGCAAGGTCCGGGTCATCCCTGGAGGAAAGATGTTCTAGAAGAGGAAATGAGACTTCTAGGAGAGTATGGCCTAAGGAATAAACGCGAATTATGGATTGCGGAGTCCCTCCTTAGGGATATAAGAGCCAGGGCTAGAAGGCTTTTAGCCTTACCAGAAGAAGAAAGGTTACCTCTGGAGAAGCCTCTTGTTTCCAGGCTATACAAGCTCGGTATCCTCCCGAGTGAACAATCCACTCTGGACGAGATTTTAAGCCTTACAGTTCGTCAAATTCTTGAACGAAGGCTACAAACCATTGTTTATAGGAAAGGACTTGCTTCAAGCATGTATCACGCCAGACAACTCATCACTCATGGACATATCGCAATAGGAGGCAGACGTGTTAATAGCCCTGGCTATCTCGTCCAAAGGCACGAGGAGGATCTCGTAGGATATTACCCGTTGTCTCCTCTTGTAAAGGCTTCTCAAGTTGCAGAAAAGGGTGAGTGAATATGGCAGAGGAAGCTAAACCGAAAGAACAGCAACAAAAGGAGGCAAAGGCTAAGAGCGACGTAGGGATAGCATGGATATATGCAAGCTACAATAACACTATTATCCATATAACGGACATCTCTGGCGCCGAGACTATTGCCATAGCATCAGGTGGACAAATAGCAAAAGCGGATCGCGACAAACCTTCTCCCTGGGCGGCCATGCAAGCCGCCGTTAAAGCTGCAAAAATAGCTCTTGACAAGGGAATTAGGGTGGTACACGTTAAGGTCAAAGCCCCAGGAGGCTACGGTGCAAAGACTCCTGGTCCGGGAGCTGGACCTGCTATAAGAGCTCTCGTTAGAGCTGGACTCATGGTTGATCGCATCGAGGATGTCACTCCACTACCCACGGACTCTATAAGAAAGCCTGGAGGCCGCAGAGGTCGAAGAGTATAAGCCGGATCAGACCGGAAACCTTCTCTTCATTTTTCCGAGCTGCAATGGGTCATCATTTCAATTTCTTTATTGAGTCAACCCTTTAGAATTTTTTGTAAGATTTTATAAATCACATACTAATATTGCTTCAACTGATAAGCAATAAGCACACGCTATATTTTTTATCTGGGATTAACCCTAATTTCATAGAATAAACTAGGTGGGTATATATTGCCTTGGATTGGACTAGAATCCTCATGTTCCTCAGAGGGGGTCGAAAGTCTACTAAAAGAGTATGGATACACTGTTGCAAGAAAGTTTGCTATTGAATTATTCGTAAAGGAGTCATGGATGAAGTTTATTATATATGAAGTCATCGGATTTGCAGAAGGAGTAGCAGAGCTTCTCTCCGAGACCTTTAATTGCCCCGCCCTTGAAGCTGGCCCTCACCTAGTTCTCGGTGAAGTGTCTGCAAAACTATGGGACGAAGCCGCTAAAGTGGTCATGCCCACGGGGGAATCATATATTGTTCCCATCTATACCTATGATGGTTTTCTTGATGT of Thermofilum uzonense contains these proteins:
- a CDS encoding Cdc6/Cdc18 family protein, which produces MELEGSKFPLRRIVLDHRKMSSEYVPLFLPHREEELRETLSYFQTIIRGEKGLTRILIFDGPTGTGKTALARRISLVLKEQASVGKIPPIITSYVNAYELRTKFMIFRKIGEDAGLKFPRKGFSTHEIIQYTIQSLQRVDANLLLVVDETDVLIRQEEGEDVLYTLTRLQEVLPESNISIGIIAIFKNFRVSVENIANAGVRSSLSSKVVRFNPYSSKQLRDILWYRVEKEGAIREEAVSEEVIGMISDIFGYEDGRGWGDARMALKTLYYAALRAESNDRDHIIPEDVREVLNQGILPTPFDEEEITRLQLHEKLLLLAITNILMLERDKAYVSTGDVEFEYEDLCNEYDVKPLKHTSIWEKIQILESKGLIDTRVSTKSGKGRTTQIAMPQVPETRYIGINRIPLEILQKVLREAIKRDIEASKSL
- a CDS encoding RtcB family protein — encoded protein: MVPPLRKITEYLWEIPPTYKHGMRVPGLVIADEVLIAKMKEDLTLEQVANVAFLPGIYKYSIVLPDGHQGYGFPIGGVAAFDSEEGVLSPGGVGYDINCGVRVLRTDLSEQEVRPRLRELAETLFRKVPSGLGSTSGLELSFSELDKVLEEGVSWAISHGYGWKDDPLHIEERGHMEGADANAVSREAKQRGRNQLGTLGSGNHFLEVQKVDKIYDPDIAKVLGIEREGQITVMIHTGSRGLGHQVASDYLKIMERLIPKYKLPLPDRELVSVPATSDEAQRYFSAMKAAANFAWTNRQIITHQVRESFRSVFKRDPDALGLRIIYDVAHNIAKLEEHVVDGKRVKVYVHRKGATRAFPPGHPEIPADYKSIGQPVLIPGSMGTASYILVGTTKAMEMTFGSSPHGAGRMQSRAEARRSVRGQEIKNELENRGIVVRAASLAVVAEEAPDAYKDVDRVVLVADAVGIAKKVVRMVPIAVVKG
- a CDS encoding HVO_A0114 family putative DNA-binding protein; its protein translation is MIKIIAEKYLTTEELIRMKETNGQLKKAYLAYEEEGDEIEAWTRVEIPITAARRILSNKMMELLYVLLERKEYSISELAKNLHRSVPNVYRDLSFLERYGLITYLDKGRKKIPVFLARKIIVEFHMEKNK
- a CDS encoding archease, encoding MGEFEILPHTADVLIKASGYTFEDALAAAIMGFYEVMTDTSKVQPLQNQTVTASGFDLESLLYNLIEALIILFDETSFLASRVDKIVLSETGDSKQVLVSLLGETYNPEKHESRVLIKAATYHLMRIWTENGKWFIQYVVDI
- the fni gene encoding type 2 isopentenyl-diphosphate Delta-isomerase, which translates into the protein MDFKITSRKDSHIILSVLEDVSARETTWFEHVKLIHQTILDSSLSDVSLETKFFGVIVDAPIIISGMTGGTELAKKVNSALAQIAHKFNIPIGVGSQRAALEDRSLAHTYTVVRENAPEVPVIANIGMSQITTGLNQEDILYLVEMIDANAIAVHLNPLQESLQPEGEPDFKGFLEKLRYFVREAPVPVIVKQTGEGVSRESASKLKDTGVKGIDVGGLGGTSFAVIEGLRARSAGLAELFEAAGTFSNWGIPTAASILEVREVLPDILLIATGGIRTGVDVAKSLRLGADFAGIARLVLKELYNGGVEKAERFISRILRELRTAIFLTGGVTLEDLKNSPIFIDGRLLEWIRQRKLKVPGWQDGRV
- a CDS encoding 30S ribosomal protein S7, with the protein product MSEGSGEATLKTLSGEEIKVFGKWSLQEVEIRDQSLRRYISLKPVLIPHSEGRHAKKRFGKANVSIVERLINEMMRPGRNAGKKMLAINIVKRAFQIVELKTGKNPIQVLVWAIENASPREETTRVIYGGILYHVSVDVSPQRRVDLALRFITEGARQCSMNNPKTIEECLADEIVAAAYGDANSYALRKKEEIERIALASR
- a CDS encoding GNAT family N-acetyltransferase encodes the protein MKLKDVLFTAPENFEQLSEIREVMREAWGMQDYGETLPVHVMKAIMDNGGFLEVAILNGRVIGFAVGFIGYSLDYGYYLYSHMLGVRREYRGKDVALMIKLSQRDWSIRRGYRLVVWTYDPHQGLNARFNFGKLGVISRQFHENYYGEIRDELNTGLPTDRFKVEWWVLSKRVEDRLNGRDKPPSFDDIKDEATLALESKAERGCRIPIRHSLENSNELVLVEFPGDINVLRASCPESALTWKLMFRDVIKDLLAKGYIIVEHIPLIEEERRNFYLVVKSNIDDLLEGEYPWK
- a CDS encoding replication factor C large subunit, with the translated sequence MSSSRQLPWVEKYRPKRIVDVVGNEEAKKEYIAWINSWVRGSPSRKAALLYGPPGSGKTSIVHATASEFNWELIEINASDVRSREAIFSRVYPALQTRSVYGHTGKIILIDEVDGVWTKEDVGGLDALIELINTTTYPLVLTANDPWDPKLRDLRDLCKLIEFKKIGKRDIMRVLGDICSKEGITCDRDVLSAIAENAKGDLRAAINDLQSVAMGKDTITLADLQVLGERAAQENMFEVVRIVLTSKTPEGALSVTRLPSLDYEMLIEWLNENIIAQYSPSLRAIADAYDALSLADVNLSRMKRKQMWALLPYVMELITAGVSGVREKPPFKFVKYSFPEKLRLLSRLKTKREKFIQASKRAATLLHVSTSMFRSEILPYIRLIYTYDKDYAMKILSSLGIEDENAKYVLEY
- a CDS encoding replication factor C small subunit, whose product is MSSTELWVEKYRPRSLDEIVDQEEIVKRLKEFVKTKSLPHLLFGGPPGTGKTTAALALAHDLYGENWRENTLELNASDERGIDVIRSRIKDYARTLPIGEIPFKLVILDEADNMTSDAQQALRRTMELFSRNTRFILIANYVSKIIEPIQSRCAVFRFQPLPKGSAIDRLKFIASKEGIKVDEEALDVIWEESQGDLRKAINTLQAASAIAKNVTAEVVYEALGKVRPKEVEEMIQSALKGDLLTSREKLRVLLYNYGLSGLDIVRYIHRDIFSLGKTIKPDNATMAELIALVAEANYRIVEGADDEIQLMALLSKLALYSQGKGSGGK
- the menC gene encoding o-succinylbenzoate synthase, translating into MEIRKIDLFFLELRLSEEFRTSFGSLQARPVVLVRVEEKGGEEGWGELVAEWGPWYSYETYEVSLLMLKKFLIPMLLESKLEKPHDFRKIVARVRGYPMAKTALEEALTDLYARLNGVSVYKLLGGAKREIVSGVSIGIKPTIDELLREIHLRLEEGYARIKIKVEPGFDVRPVERIRNELGDIPLQVDANGAYDLSSLRTFQELDKFQLLMIEQPLHWDDLIEHSILSRKISTPICLDESITNMQDLVLGWRLGSLEVVNVKPARVGGVWNAKEMLELSEKLGIGAWIGGMLETGIGRSFLVALASHESVKYPNDISASNRYWLEDIVEPPWTITSKGTMYVPDKKGIGVEVLFDKIERYSRERWSTVK